Proteins encoded in a region of the Streptomyces sp. NBC_01471 genome:
- a CDS encoding radical SAM protein: MNVPTAAPRRALPILSADKIGALKPELADVIEYRKSGLSLNWIVGCPLECGYCVRHLFDNFEMKVPRRLMSDEEAVTRLFGHPYFRAHKTPIQLLNRATDPMLPIVKPHVVNVLRCLDEQGLTNHVLIITRWRVSPEDCAVLNSFKHLRLTVLVTHSNIANPAIEPVDSNIAAQSLRTLYEHAERYRTVLYWRPIVPGLNDSDADIERARELSQHAHATVFTGLFFREEIASYYEAHGLPMPYDETARRKIMPEAAEERILAAFQQGSWGALFRKTSCGVAYAHGEADYNGHYGVRELCDICPEDQIARCHAAWVKPELTAVTQEARALGATGEIEVNGRAIVVEGLDEPPRYYLQHGFGYQCHDRAKPHHHRQHGRAPIGWKAGNGRTA, from the coding sequence ATGAACGTGCCCACAGCCGCTCCGCGCCGCGCTCTGCCGATTCTGTCGGCCGACAAGATCGGCGCTCTGAAGCCGGAGCTGGCCGACGTGATCGAGTACCGCAAATCGGGACTGTCGCTGAACTGGATCGTGGGCTGCCCGCTGGAGTGCGGGTACTGCGTCCGCCACCTCTTCGACAACTTCGAGATGAAGGTCCCACGCCGTCTGATGAGCGACGAGGAGGCCGTCACCCGACTGTTCGGCCACCCGTACTTCCGGGCGCACAAGACGCCCATCCAGCTGCTGAACCGGGCCACCGACCCCATGCTGCCCATCGTCAAGCCGCACGTGGTCAACGTACTGCGATGCCTGGACGAGCAGGGCCTGACGAACCACGTCCTGATCATCACCCGCTGGAGGGTGAGTCCCGAGGACTGCGCGGTCCTCAACTCCTTCAAGCACCTGCGCCTGACCGTGCTGGTCACGCACTCCAACATCGCGAACCCCGCCATCGAGCCCGTGGATTCCAACATCGCCGCGCAGAGCCTGCGCACCCTGTACGAGCACGCCGAGAGATACCGGACGGTTCTGTACTGGCGGCCGATCGTGCCCGGACTCAACGACTCCGACGCCGATATCGAGCGGGCCCGCGAGCTGTCGCAGCACGCGCACGCCACCGTGTTCACCGGACTGTTCTTCCGCGAGGAGATCGCCTCGTACTACGAGGCTCACGGTCTGCCGATGCCGTATGACGAGACGGCCCGGCGGAAGATCATGCCCGAGGCGGCCGAGGAGCGGATACTCGCCGCTTTCCAACAGGGCTCCTGGGGAGCCCTGTTCCGCAAGACGAGCTGCGGTGTCGCCTACGCGCACGGTGAGGCCGACTACAACGGCCACTACGGGGTGCGCGAACTGTGCGACATCTGCCCCGAGGACCAGATCGCGCGGTGTCACGCAGCGTGGGTCAAGCCGGAACTCACGGCCGTCACGCAAGAAGCCCGTGCTCTCGGCGCGACGGGCGAAATCGAGGTCAACGGCCGTGCCATCGTCGTGGAGGGACTGGATGAGCCGCCGCGCTACTACCTCCAGCACGGCTTCGGCTACCAGTGCCACGACCGAGCCAAGCCGCACCACCACCGTCAGCACGGCCGAGCCCCCATCGGCTGGAAGGCGGGGAACGGAAGAACCGCATGA
- a CDS encoding MazG-like family protein: MTETWQTIARLAGRLEDHSTLPREQRILLQLLKIQEEAGEVAEAVIGATGQNPRKGHSHSWTDVEAEVCDVIVTGMVALLRMNPDAEAVFATHMEGIVARDLSAVEGAAAQ; this comes from the coding sequence ATGACCGAGACCTGGCAGACCATTGCCCGCCTTGCCGGCCGCCTGGAAGACCACTCCACACTCCCTCGCGAACAACGCATTCTCCTGCAACTGCTGAAGATCCAAGAAGAGGCCGGCGAGGTAGCCGAGGCCGTGATCGGTGCCACGGGACAGAACCCTCGCAAAGGCCACTCCCACAGCTGGACGGACGTTGAAGCCGAGGTCTGCGACGTAATCGTCACGGGCATGGTCGCCCTTCTGCGGATGAACCCCGACGCCGAAGCGGTCTTCGCGACTCATATGGAGGGCATCGTCGCCCGGGACCTGAGCGCGGTTGAGGGTGCCGCCGCTCAGTGA
- a CDS encoding exonuclease domain-containing protein, producing MNFTSWPSLLVVDVEGNGANPPDLVEVAALPVREGRADTGTAGAWLTKPRHPVTPFAARVHGLTNQRLAAEPGWEEIAEQVHTLLGASWICAHNAHVDYRVLKAHLPQWEPAGVLDTLRLAKATYPGLAKYSLDALIKHVKPDLSAAPAQRHRATYDAYATAQILIAMAAHYDTWDQLVAAAVPPGLPGAPIPEEDPTLW from the coding sequence ATGAACTTCACCTCCTGGCCCTCGCTCCTCGTTGTGGACGTCGAGGGCAACGGCGCCAACCCGCCCGACCTGGTGGAGGTCGCCGCCCTCCCCGTACGCGAGGGGCGGGCTGACACGGGCACCGCGGGTGCGTGGCTGACCAAGCCCCGCCACCCGGTCACCCCGTTCGCCGCTCGCGTCCACGGCCTGACCAACCAGCGGCTGGCTGCCGAGCCGGGCTGGGAAGAGATCGCCGAGCAAGTCCACACGCTCCTGGGCGCCTCGTGGATCTGCGCCCACAATGCCCACGTCGACTACCGGGTCCTGAAGGCGCACCTGCCGCAATGGGAGCCGGCCGGAGTCCTCGACACGCTCCGCCTCGCCAAGGCCACCTATCCCGGCCTGGCGAAGTACTCCCTCGACGCCCTGATCAAGCACGTCAAGCCGGACCTGAGCGCGGCCCCCGCGCAGCGTCACCGCGCCACGTACGACGCCTACGCCACGGCGCAGATCCTCATCGCCATGGCCGCCCACTACGACACCTGGGACCAGCTCGTCGCTGCGGCCGTGCCGCCCGGCCTGCCCGGTGCCCCCATTCCAGAAGAGGACCCAACCCTGTGGTGA
- a CDS encoding aldo/keto reductase, whose protein sequence is MSTARPAGQIEIAGKTVSRLGFGTMRLTGPGTWGDPIDRDTALSVLRQAVHTHGITHIDTADAYGPHTVENLIREALYPYPDDVLIATKVGMLRPAPNVWAPHGHPAYLRACVEASLRRLGVERLDLCYLHRIDPEVALTDQLAVLKALQDEGKIAHIGLSKVTPEDIRLAGKEVTVAAVQNVLNMSDRHDPALELCRDRGIPYVPYRPLDAGALAREHGILAPLHWLLSLGDHVAPIPSTSRPQHLHQIVAAVTGKP, encoded by the coding sequence ATGAGTACCGCACGGCCTGCGGGCCAGATCGAAATCGCCGGGAAGACCGTCTCCCGCCTCGGGTTCGGCACGATGCGCCTGACCGGCCCCGGCACCTGGGGCGACCCCATCGACCGCGACACCGCGCTCAGCGTTCTCCGCCAAGCCGTCCACACACACGGCATCACCCACATCGACACGGCGGACGCCTACGGCCCCCACACCGTCGAGAACCTGATCCGCGAAGCCCTGTACCCGTACCCGGATGACGTGCTGATCGCAACGAAAGTCGGCATGCTCCGCCCGGCCCCCAACGTCTGGGCCCCGCACGGCCACCCCGCGTACCTCCGGGCCTGCGTCGAGGCAAGCCTGCGCCGTCTCGGTGTCGAACGGCTGGACCTCTGCTACCTCCACCGCATCGACCCCGAGGTTGCACTGACTGACCAGCTCGCCGTTCTGAAGGCTCTGCAGGACGAGGGCAAGATCGCCCACATCGGCCTGTCCAAGGTCACTCCCGAGGACATCCGCCTGGCGGGCAAAGAGGTCACAGTCGCGGCCGTGCAGAACGTCCTCAACATGAGCGACCGACACGACCCTGCCCTGGAACTCTGCCGTGACCGGGGCATCCCCTACGTCCCGTACCGCCCCCTCGATGCCGGCGCCCTCGCCCGCGAGCACGGAATCCTCGCCCCACTGCACTGGCTGCTCAGCCTCGGCGACCACGTCGCCCCCATCCCCAGCACCAGCCGGCCACAGCACCTCCACCAGATCGTGGCCGCCGTGACGGGCAAGCCCTGA
- a CDS encoding AAA family ATPase, which produces MTKTSPVRIGVLGAHSTGKTMLLKRIEMELRANGATPVRTGRIGKRAALNGLPKMQHHTAASTEWIITQGIADEIAAAAQGADVILADRAPHDAISYLNAALEFRGEQIHRLERNRLLLLASTQLPKYDLLLATVLDPTVPVEKKHDYDPRYRALVDQHTHALLTGEEIPHLRVTSAPESQAHAVTRALELCLKEAAV; this is translated from the coding sequence GTGACGAAGACTTCGCCCGTCCGTATCGGCGTACTCGGTGCTCACTCCACCGGCAAGACCATGCTGCTCAAGCGCATAGAGATGGAGTTGCGCGCCAACGGCGCCACCCCGGTACGCACCGGACGCATCGGGAAGCGCGCGGCCCTCAACGGGCTGCCCAAGATGCAGCACCACACTGCCGCGTCCACCGAGTGGATCATCACGCAGGGCATCGCGGACGAGATTGCTGCCGCGGCCCAGGGCGCGGACGTCATCCTCGCGGACCGCGCCCCTCATGACGCCATCTCCTATCTCAACGCCGCTCTGGAGTTCCGCGGCGAGCAGATCCACCGCCTGGAGCGGAACCGACTGCTGTTGCTCGCCTCGACGCAGCTCCCGAAGTACGACCTGCTCTTGGCGACGGTCCTCGACCCGACGGTGCCGGTCGAGAAGAAGCACGACTACGACCCCCGCTACCGGGCGCTGGTCGACCAGCACACCCACGCCCTCCTCACCGGTGAAGAGATTCCCCACCTGCGCGTGACCAGCGCCCCCGAAAGCCAGGCGCACGCCGTCACCCGGGCACTCGAACTGTGCCTCAAGGAGGCCGCCGTATGA
- the mobF gene encoding MobF family relaxase, with protein sequence MGWVTMIGPSDEQVEYRLTGGHGCGKSITVDASPLVAAIEAKAEAAGAPVASLLGSREAKRAFFRARGLIRSTGTARFTGLDAIEVAAAAGINASDLYDEQALPQPAADGQVDYHLDASERPLVWIGNGLNEFDITPGSVLAPEHFRAARRLMHGEDPWTGRTLVEPKLAIAPAAKLPAAPLVRAIRRAAAERSVNPATLLDSKRKQDAFRRMESQIKRFGESHRVPASTLLKLADAVGIDAVDLYGEDVLEKCVTAETGGHLDARALLRGVEARAAETGQQPADLFTAVSMKRRYAQTAGEGERRLRDLPMDVREAVAMATAAGLAPEDVWDAEEIKAALLEGHVQVGNFGADVTLDLAKSKSAFLAYAPEEIAAQVEGIYTSAGRESISALERWTAYGMRGRHGDGDEAETVATSGFSGWMMVHRAARPVDGAPYGDPHFHLHFTLANMVKGADGKWSTMASGGRDLHRHTRATQALMNARIRRGLTDEFGISFRCEERTGAWEIAAIPEATIRLFSKRDSQVRDLLAKLGIDYDSATTRERTAASTASKAAKNGEAAGVADDVLRAYWQAEGRAAGDDPDAIAASAMEQDRVEQNPGLDELCTVVFDPKTGLTSHSKDFTHAAAIAAVLDSLPYGVADAEEAEQLTNSVLRQAGYAVKLNPKGAQHFAHADRYTTADVVAAETLIVSETTSRLNEQAAVVSRDTVDMTLSTVEAQHGGSFTFSDEQRAVLERLLTAGHGIDAVVGIAGSGKTTIMETARQGWEAHGLVIAGASTAAVAAANLKAEAGIESRTLASWLTGIRTGGAGLNGVDVLVVDEAAMCDDRDIAELLTHAAKTGTKVVGIGDPRQLHSPGIGGSFAAIHHIVGGLTLNQNFRQKDMVERRALELWRDDQRVEALRAFAGTGRVHALADKDATLAAMLTVWADKRAAHTDDHTAVKQLLMLAATNEIVEELNLGARAVRKASGDITGPEYIYALPGGGELMLSIGDQVLLRVNDYRGKRSRGGHEDVLNGYRGIVRAVDSERRVLVEWREKTGDGHRDVAEWVDADYIAQGGLSLGYAITGHKSQGLSIEEALVYGPGAQANALYTMMSRDKKESHLFLPLSVYETDADRARSGDALTEQEQLDRAVAGLIREIENGTEERMILTELPKNAVPAHVRQAVADLPTPRAPATGEPHETDGPEDTLEPGDRRTPATPPESTPTADRPYAHLSNAALRDATRKAAAAAPATRSAAEKAEAAAERTEQQAAAGTGSNVLAVNRRHQGVADRGGAIREVRALNITIAGRTAQLHDGEAHIQGLEQQLAATGRFGRPVLRGDERAAAEADREELLRTCQEAGRELEQLNTRLRQVAQQAGPVAEYEDVLTLAELPEREMRALLRRAQERDNERAQQLRAEAVGARSTARGSAYREAGLRAEMSARTRPNAQRPDDEEPTSVSLRPVSPYAVNTVPDAQQPYDGPDAPPAEPLP encoded by the coding sequence ATGGGATGGGTGACCATGATCGGCCCGTCCGACGAACAGGTTGAGTACCGCCTCACGGGGGGCCACGGCTGCGGAAAGTCGATCACCGTCGACGCCTCTCCCCTCGTCGCCGCCATCGAGGCCAAGGCCGAAGCAGCGGGTGCCCCCGTCGCTTCTCTGCTCGGCTCCCGTGAGGCCAAGCGAGCCTTCTTCCGCGCCCGCGGACTCATCCGCAGCACGGGCACGGCGCGCTTCACCGGGTTGGACGCTATCGAAGTCGCCGCCGCAGCCGGAATCAACGCCAGCGACCTGTACGACGAACAGGCCCTTCCCCAACCTGCCGCCGACGGACAGGTGGACTACCACCTGGACGCCAGTGAACGCCCCCTGGTGTGGATCGGCAACGGTCTCAATGAGTTCGACATCACCCCCGGCAGCGTCCTCGCCCCCGAGCACTTCCGGGCCGCCCGACGCCTCATGCACGGTGAGGACCCCTGGACCGGGCGGACCCTCGTGGAACCCAAGCTCGCCATCGCGCCGGCCGCGAAGCTCCCTGCCGCCCCACTGGTTCGTGCCATCCGCCGCGCCGCCGCCGAACGCAGCGTGAACCCGGCGACCCTGCTGGACTCCAAGCGGAAGCAGGACGCCTTCCGCAGGATGGAGAGTCAGATCAAGCGGTTCGGGGAGTCTCACCGCGTCCCCGCCTCCACCCTGCTCAAGCTCGCCGACGCAGTCGGTATCGACGCCGTCGACCTGTACGGCGAGGACGTCTTGGAGAAGTGCGTGACCGCCGAGACGGGCGGCCACTTGGACGCCCGCGCACTCCTACGCGGCGTAGAGGCCCGCGCCGCCGAAACCGGGCAGCAGCCCGCCGACCTGTTCACTGCTGTGTCCATGAAGCGTCGGTACGCCCAGACCGCGGGCGAAGGCGAACGTCGACTGCGGGACCTGCCCATGGACGTCCGCGAAGCCGTCGCCATGGCCACGGCGGCAGGACTTGCGCCCGAGGACGTGTGGGACGCCGAGGAGATCAAGGCAGCCCTCCTCGAAGGGCACGTGCAGGTCGGCAACTTCGGCGCCGACGTCACCTTGGACCTCGCGAAGTCCAAGAGCGCGTTCCTTGCCTACGCACCCGAAGAGATAGCCGCCCAGGTAGAGGGCATCTACACGTCCGCCGGCCGCGAGTCCATCAGCGCTTTGGAGCGGTGGACCGCGTACGGCATGCGCGGTCGCCACGGTGACGGTGACGAGGCGGAGACTGTGGCGACGAGCGGGTTCTCCGGCTGGATGATGGTGCACCGCGCAGCCCGGCCCGTGGACGGCGCGCCGTACGGCGACCCCCACTTTCACCTGCACTTCACCCTGGCCAACATGGTCAAGGGCGCCGACGGTAAGTGGTCCACCATGGCCAGCGGGGGGCGCGACCTGCACAGGCACACTCGCGCGACCCAGGCACTCATGAATGCCCGCATACGCAGGGGGCTGACCGATGAGTTCGGAATCAGCTTCCGCTGCGAAGAGCGGACTGGCGCGTGGGAGATCGCGGCGATCCCCGAGGCCACGATCCGCCTCTTCAGCAAGCGCGACAGCCAGGTCCGAGACCTGCTGGCCAAACTGGGCATCGACTACGACAGCGCCACGACCCGTGAACGCACCGCCGCTTCCACCGCGTCCAAGGCCGCGAAGAACGGAGAGGCCGCCGGAGTCGCAGACGATGTCCTGCGCGCCTACTGGCAGGCCGAAGGCCGGGCCGCGGGTGACGACCCCGACGCCATCGCGGCCAGCGCGATGGAGCAGGACCGAGTGGAGCAGAACCCCGGCCTGGACGAGCTGTGCACCGTGGTGTTCGACCCGAAGACCGGCCTGACCAGCCACAGCAAGGACTTCACCCACGCCGCCGCCATCGCGGCCGTCCTGGACTCCCTCCCGTACGGAGTCGCAGATGCCGAGGAGGCCGAACAGCTCACCAACTCCGTACTTCGGCAAGCGGGGTACGCGGTCAAACTGAACCCCAAGGGTGCTCAGCACTTCGCCCACGCCGATCGCTACACGACGGCGGACGTAGTGGCCGCGGAAACGCTCATCGTCTCCGAGACCACGAGCCGTCTCAACGAGCAGGCCGCCGTCGTCAGCCGCGACACGGTCGACATGACCCTGTCCACCGTCGAAGCCCAGCACGGCGGCAGCTTCACCTTCTCTGACGAGCAGCGTGCGGTGCTCGAACGGCTATTGACCGCAGGACACGGAATCGACGCCGTGGTGGGCATCGCCGGATCGGGCAAGACGACGATCATGGAGACCGCCCGGCAGGGGTGGGAGGCCCACGGACTCGTCATCGCCGGAGCGAGCACGGCCGCCGTCGCCGCCGCGAACCTCAAGGCCGAAGCGGGCATCGAATCCCGCACCCTCGCGTCCTGGCTCACCGGCATCCGCACCGGCGGCGCCGGCCTCAACGGCGTTGACGTGCTGGTCGTGGACGAAGCAGCAATGTGCGACGACCGCGACATCGCTGAACTCCTCACCCACGCCGCGAAGACCGGCACGAAGGTCGTCGGTATCGGTGACCCCCGGCAGCTGCACTCGCCCGGCATCGGCGGCAGCTTCGCCGCCATCCACCACATCGTTGGCGGCCTCACTCTCAATCAGAACTTCCGGCAGAAGGACATGGTCGAGCGTCGCGCACTGGAGCTGTGGCGCGACGACCAACGCGTTGAAGCCCTCCGCGCCTTCGCCGGCACCGGCCGCGTTCACGCCCTCGCGGACAAGGACGCGACCCTCGCCGCGATGCTCACCGTCTGGGCCGACAAACGCGCCGCGCACACCGACGACCACACCGCCGTGAAGCAACTCCTCATGCTCGCCGCCACCAACGAGATCGTGGAGGAACTGAATCTTGGGGCTCGCGCCGTACGGAAGGCGAGCGGCGACATCACCGGCCCGGAATACATCTACGCGCTGCCGGGCGGCGGCGAACTGATGCTGTCCATCGGTGACCAGGTCCTTCTTCGGGTCAACGACTACCGGGGCAAGCGGAGCCGTGGCGGGCACGAAGACGTGCTGAACGGCTACCGCGGAATTGTTCGCGCCGTCGACTCCGAGCGTCGGGTCCTTGTCGAGTGGCGGGAGAAGACCGGGGACGGCCACCGTGACGTTGCCGAATGGGTCGACGCCGACTACATCGCACAGGGCGGGCTCAGCCTCGGATACGCGATCACCGGCCACAAGTCGCAGGGCCTCAGCATCGAAGAGGCCCTGGTCTACGGACCCGGCGCACAAGCGAACGCGCTCTACACGATGATGAGCCGCGACAAGAAGGAGTCCCACCTCTTCCTGCCACTCTCCGTCTACGAAACCGACGCCGACCGCGCCCGCAGCGGCGACGCACTCACCGAGCAGGAACAGCTTGACCGCGCCGTCGCCGGTCTCATCCGCGAGATTGAGAACGGCACCGAGGAACGCATGATCCTCACCGAACTCCCGAAGAACGCGGTGCCCGCCCACGTTCGTCAGGCCGTAGCAGATCTGCCGACCCCGCGCGCTCCCGCCACCGGGGAACCGCACGAGACGGACGGTCCCGAGGACACGTTGGAGCCTGGGGACCGGCGGACCCCGGCCACGCCTCCGGAATCCACGCCGACGGCTGACCGTCCCTACGCTCACCTCAGTAACGCGGCTCTGCGCGACGCCACGCGCAAAGCAGCCGCGGCTGCCCCTGCCACCAGGTCAGCGGCAGAGAAGGCAGAAGCCGCCGCCGAGCGGACCGAACAGCAGGCCGCCGCTGGAACGGGGTCGAACGTCCTCGCGGTCAACCGTCGACACCAGGGCGTTGCCGACCGTGGCGGGGCAATCCGTGAAGTCCGAGCGCTGAACATCACGATCGCAGGGCGCACTGCCCAACTGCACGACGGAGAGGCACATATACAAGGACTCGAACAGCAGCTGGCCGCGACGGGCCGCTTCGGGCGTCCGGTACTCCGTGGGGACGAGCGGGCTGCGGCCGAGGCGGATCGTGAGGAACTGCTTCGTACGTGCCAGGAGGCCGGGAGGGAGCTGGAGCAACTGAACACGCGGCTTCGCCAGGTTGCCCAGCAGGCCGGACCAGTCGCTGAGTACGAGGATGTGCTCACCTTGGCGGAACTGCCTGAGCGGGAGATGCGCGCCCTTCTACGACGTGCCCAGGAACGGGATAACGAACGTGCTCAGCAGCTACGCGCTGAGGCGGTCGGCGCTCGCAGTACTGCCCGAGGTTCCGCATACCGCGAGGCTGGTCTTCGAGCCGAGATGTCCGCGCGGACCCGGCCGAACGCACAACGGCCCGATGACGAAGAGCCAACGTCTGTCTCGCTTCGGCCTGTGTCTCCGTACGCGGTCAATACCGTCCCGGACGCCCAGCAGCCGTATGACGGCCCGGATGCACCTCCGGCAGAGCCGCTGCCGTAG
- a CDS encoding ABC transporter ATP-binding protein yields the protein MPPPPPPADLSFEGQYAKNPLAEASFTKMCGRLPSVLRHTARLAWAVDRTAVVLLLACQALTGASATLLLAFTAKAMTHLLGTGPVSERLHAALPALIVVTTAAGVGRISSALSSYADGRITPLLMTEADVDLVSAVCRVEAATYGEDGFSDRQEAAEVGVTRTRMLVQDAQRFMASLVRMIAAGGVITALHWMMLPLLLLAVLPAGMGAVLSARVDYETHYANVGDRNVRGTMRWWATYSRYGDEVRANGMTGYLIYWYRALSERIDERTLTAAPRMLRIVLATSALGGVFLLGTWATLAWLATTGRVALPIAATAVVAVQTTLAALSQFVIYGAALFHTSLYLADMQSFLDTAAERAPKRGELSVPEQVEEIRLDEVVYQYPGKDEPAVDGVSLTLRRGEILAIVGENGSGKSTLAKLITGILLADKGRVRWDGADLADADPDSVWSRTSLVPQNFACWPLRVRENVTLGQPKTFDDDLVWAAVDAVGMREEVEKLPKQLDTLLARELFGGAELSGGQWQRLVCARALYRRTPLLILDEPTSQMDPRGEHQIFLEIKRIAAERMTIVVTHQLENTRLADRILVMQDGRVIEQGGYDDLAHAGGLFAELVALAKDR from the coding sequence ATGCCGCCCCCGCCTCCTCCGGCCGACCTCTCCTTCGAGGGGCAGTACGCCAAGAACCCCCTGGCAGAAGCCAGTTTCACGAAGATGTGCGGCCGGCTTCCCTCCGTACTGAGACACACCGCCCGCCTGGCATGGGCCGTGGACCGGACCGCCGTCGTACTGCTGCTCGCCTGCCAAGCCCTCACCGGAGCCTCGGCCACCCTGCTCCTCGCGTTCACCGCGAAAGCCATGACCCACCTCCTCGGAACCGGCCCGGTATCCGAACGCCTGCACGCCGCTCTGCCCGCGCTCATCGTCGTCACGACGGCAGCGGGCGTGGGCCGCATCAGCAGCGCCCTGTCCTCCTACGCCGACGGGAGGATCACACCGCTCCTGATGACGGAGGCGGACGTCGACCTCGTCTCCGCGGTGTGCCGGGTCGAAGCCGCCACCTACGGGGAGGACGGGTTCTCCGACCGGCAGGAGGCAGCCGAGGTCGGCGTCACACGCACCCGGATGCTGGTCCAGGACGCTCAGCGATTCATGGCCTCCCTGGTACGCATGATCGCCGCGGGCGGCGTCATCACGGCGCTGCACTGGATGATGCTGCCCCTCCTGCTGCTCGCGGTACTCCCGGCCGGCATGGGGGCCGTCCTGTCCGCGCGCGTGGACTACGAGACGCATTACGCCAACGTCGGTGACCGCAACGTTCGCGGCACGATGCGCTGGTGGGCCACGTACTCCCGATACGGCGACGAAGTCCGCGCCAACGGGATGACCGGCTACCTCATCTACTGGTACCGCGCCCTGTCCGAGCGCATCGACGAGCGCACCCTCACCGCAGCCCCGCGCATGCTCCGCATCGTCCTTGCGACCAGCGCGCTGGGCGGTGTGTTCCTCCTCGGCACCTGGGCCACCCTCGCCTGGCTGGCCACCACCGGCCGCGTCGCACTCCCGATCGCGGCCACCGCCGTGGTCGCCGTCCAGACCACCCTGGCCGCACTGTCGCAGTTCGTCATCTACGGCGCCGCCCTGTTCCACACCTCGCTCTACCTCGCAGACATGCAGTCCTTCCTCGACACCGCCGCCGAACGAGCCCCCAAACGCGGTGAACTGAGCGTTCCCGAACAGGTGGAGGAGATCCGCCTCGATGAGGTCGTGTACCAGTACCCCGGCAAGGACGAACCCGCCGTCGACGGCGTCTCACTCACCCTGCGCCGGGGCGAAATCCTGGCCATCGTCGGCGAGAACGGCTCCGGCAAATCGACCCTCGCCAAACTGATCACCGGAATCCTGCTCGCCGACAAGGGCCGAGTCCGGTGGGACGGCGCGGACCTGGCCGACGCCGATCCCGACTCCGTATGGTCGCGGACCTCACTCGTCCCCCAGAACTTCGCCTGCTGGCCGCTGCGCGTCCGCGAGAACGTCACCCTTGGGCAGCCCAAGACCTTCGATGACGATCTTGTGTGGGCAGCGGTCGACGCGGTCGGGATGCGAGAAGAGGTCGAGAAGCTGCCCAAACAGCTCGACACTCTGCTCGCTCGCGAGCTGTTCGGCGGCGCCGAGCTGTCCGGAGGACAGTGGCAGCGCCTCGTGTGCGCCAGGGCCCTGTACCGCAGGACCCCGCTGTTGATCTTGGATGAGCCGACCTCTCAGATGGACCCACGGGGTGAGCACCAAATTTTCCTGGAGATCAAGCGCATCGCCGCTGAGCGCATGACGATCGTCGTCACCCACCAGCTAGAGAACACCCGCCTCGCAGACCGCATTCTCGTCATGCAGGACGGCCGAGTGATCGAACAGGGCGGATACGACGACCTGGCCCACGCCGGCGGACTGTTCGCCGAACTCGTGGCCCTGGCCAAAGACCGGTAG
- a CDS encoding nucleoside-diphosphate kinase, with product MSRKPPSGTVVEGIDFDRWAVILCKPDAVARGLVDTVLERIAATGVVVTGRRDVTAQAWQAHVVYRDLLTDTSRASRPLLPERIDAAYAGQPVVVALAHGEPGVHARLRQLIGRTDPAHAVPGTIRRDLGDDSMTRALAEQRLVRNLVHTSDDPAAARREFGAWFRAGRTLPDFARCSVILCKPDAVERNMVDAVLERIEAAGIAVTGRRDITVESWQAHVHYWDLLVDADWFPDRDIPACLDAMYANKTVVVALAHGELGFHERLRQLLGHFDPTHAAAGTIRGDLGDDSLDAALAEMRLVRNLVHTSDGPGAARRDFGTWFGAARHELLVPQGPLQADPQMSDPFPCVRRTP from the coding sequence GTGAGCCGGAAGCCGCCGAGCGGCACCGTCGTGGAGGGGATCGACTTCGACCGGTGGGCGGTGATCTTGTGCAAGCCGGACGCCGTGGCGCGGGGCCTGGTGGACACGGTGCTGGAGCGGATCGCTGCGACGGGAGTTGTCGTCACCGGCCGCCGCGATGTCACCGCTCAGGCGTGGCAGGCACACGTCGTCTATCGGGATCTCCTCACCGACACCAGCAGGGCTTCCCGCCCGCTGCTGCCCGAGCGGATTGACGCCGCGTATGCGGGCCAGCCCGTTGTCGTCGCTCTCGCACATGGTGAACCTGGCGTGCACGCGCGCCTGCGACAGCTGATCGGCCGCACCGATCCCGCCCATGCAGTCCCCGGGACAATCCGCCGGGATCTTGGCGACGACAGCATGACCCGCGCGCTCGCTGAGCAGCGCCTCGTGCGGAACCTCGTACACACCAGCGACGACCCGGCCGCCGCCCGAAGGGAGTTCGGCGCCTGGTTCAGGGCCGGCCGCACGCTGCCCGACTTCGCGCGCTGCTCGGTCATCCTGTGCAAGCCGGACGCCGTCGAGCGGAACATGGTGGACGCGGTCCTGGAGCGGATCGAGGCCGCCGGGATCGCCGTCACGGGCCGGCGCGACATCACGGTGGAATCGTGGCAGGCCCACGTCCACTACTGGGACCTGCTCGTAGACGCCGACTGGTTCCCCGACCGTGACATCCCCGCCTGCCTGGACGCGATGTACGCGAACAAGACCGTCGTCGTCGCCCTGGCCCACGGCGAGTTGGGCTTCCATGAGCGGCTGAGGCAGCTCCTCGGGCATTTCGACCCGACGCACGCCGCCGCCGGCACGATCCGCGGTGATCTCGGTGACGACAGCCTCGACGCCGCGCTCGCGGAGATGCGCCTCGTCCGGAACCTGGTGCACACCTCGGACGGCCCCGGTGCAGCGCGGCGGGACTTCGGTACCTGGTTCGGCGCCGCCCGCCACGAACTCCTCGTGCCCCAGGGCCCGTTGCAGGCCGATCCGCAGATGTCTGATCCCTTTCCCTGCGTCCGGAGGACCCCATGA